From Pseudofrankia saprophytica, a single genomic window includes:
- a CDS encoding RNA polymerase-binding protein RbpA produces MAGGNAIRGSRVGAGPMGEAERGETAARQRVSFWCANQHETRPSFAAEAAIPDQWDCPSCGYPAGRDRDNTPAPPKIEPYKTHLAYVRERRNEKDGEAILAEALAKLRGSPTSS; encoded by the coding sequence GTGGCAGGTGGCAACGCCATCCGGGGGAGCCGGGTCGGGGCGGGACCGATGGGAGAGGCCGAGCGGGGAGAGACGGCCGCTCGGCAGCGGGTGTCCTTCTGGTGCGCGAACCAGCACGAGACGCGGCCGTCGTTCGCCGCGGAAGCCGCGATCCCAGACCAGTGGGACTGCCCGAGCTGCGGCTACCCGGCGGGTCGTGACCGGGACAACACCCCCGCGCCGCCCAAGATCGAGCCGTACAAGACCCATCTCGCCTACGTCCGGGAACGGCGTAACGAGAAGGACGGGGAGGCGATCCTCGCGGAGGCCCTCGCCAAGCTTCGGGGGTCCCCCACCTCGTCCTGA